The following coding sequences lie in one Rutidosis leptorrhynchoides isolate AG116_Rl617_1_P2 chromosome 4, CSIRO_AGI_Rlap_v1, whole genome shotgun sequence genomic window:
- the LOC139845573 gene encoding probable protein phosphatase 2C 39 isoform X1: protein MAGREILNKMKEKVGLSSSSADTGKGKSKMSKHVTHGYHLVKGKSYHDMEDYVFAQFKYVDDNELGLFAIFDGHLSHEVPDYLRSHLFENILKEPDFWSKTENAIRRAYRVTDKTILDKAVDLGKGGSTAVTAILINCKKLVVANVGDSRAVICKNGVAKQLSIDHEPSKERKSIEDRGGFVSTFPGDVPRVDGRLAVARAFGDKSLKEHLSSEPDVSVEMIDDDTDFIILASDGVWKMFRPLMNIHISLKTKVADNTIVVFKVMSNQEAVDCIKNAKDARAAAKQLTDEALARKSTDDISCIVVRF, encoded by the exons ATGGCTGGCCGTGAAATCCTTAACAAGATGAAG gAAAAGGTtggtttatcatcatcatcagctGATACAGGAAAAGGAAAGAGCAAAATGTCGAAACACGTTACACATGGTTATCATTTAGTTAAAGGCAAATCATATCATGATATGGAAGATTATGTATTTGCACAATTCAAATATGTCGATGATAATGAACTTGGACTGTTTGCTATTTTCGACGGTCACTTGAGCCATGAAGTCCCTGATTATCTTCGGTCTCATTTGTTTGAAAACATTTTAAAAGAG CCTGATTTTTGGAGTAAAACTGAAAATGCAATAAGGAGGGCTTATCGTGTAACTGATAAAACGATACTGGATAAAGCAGTCGATTTGGGTAAAGGAGGTTCGACTGCTGTTACTGCAATATTGATTAATTGTAAAAAGCTTGTAGTAGCTAATGTTGGTGACTCTCGGGCTGTGATATGTAAGAACGGCGTGGCTAAACAGTTATCGATTGACCATGAACCTAGCAAGGAACGAAAAAGTATTGAAGATAGAGGTGGTTTTGTATCCACATTTCCAG GTGATGTTCCACGTGTTGATGGTCGATTGGCTGTAGCAAGAGCTTTTGGTGACAAGAGCTTGAAGGAGCACCTAAGTTCCGAACCGGACGTCTCAGTAGAAATGATAGATGATGATACTGATTTCATAATCCTGGCAAGCGATGGCGTTTGGAag ATGTTTCGACCATTGATGAATATACATATATCCTTAAAGACGAAAGTCGCTGACAACACAATTGTTGTTTTTAAGGTTATGTCGAATCAAGAGGCTGTAGACTGCATCAAGAATGCGAAGGATGCAAGGGCTGCTGCAAAGCAGTTGACAGATGAGGCACTTGCGCGAAAGAGTACTGATGACATTTCGTGCATTGTTGTAAGGTTCTAG
- the LOC139845573 gene encoding probable protein phosphatase 2C 39 isoform X2, giving the protein MAGREILNKMKEKVGLSSSSADTGKGKSKMSKHVTHGYHLVKGKSYHDMEDYVFAQFKYVDDNELGLFAIFDGHLSHEVPDYLRSHLFENILKEPDFWSKTENAIRRAYRVTDKTILDKAVDLGKGGSTAVTAILINCKKLVVANVGDSRAVICKNGVAKQLSIDHEPSKERKSIEDRGGFVSTFPGDVPRVDGRLAVARAFGDKSLKEHLSSEPDVSVEMIDDDTDFIILASDGVWKVMSNQEAVDCIKNAKDARAAAKQLTDEALARKSTDDISCIVVRF; this is encoded by the exons ATGGCTGGCCGTGAAATCCTTAACAAGATGAAG gAAAAGGTtggtttatcatcatcatcagctGATACAGGAAAAGGAAAGAGCAAAATGTCGAAACACGTTACACATGGTTATCATTTAGTTAAAGGCAAATCATATCATGATATGGAAGATTATGTATTTGCACAATTCAAATATGTCGATGATAATGAACTTGGACTGTTTGCTATTTTCGACGGTCACTTGAGCCATGAAGTCCCTGATTATCTTCGGTCTCATTTGTTTGAAAACATTTTAAAAGAG CCTGATTTTTGGAGTAAAACTGAAAATGCAATAAGGAGGGCTTATCGTGTAACTGATAAAACGATACTGGATAAAGCAGTCGATTTGGGTAAAGGAGGTTCGACTGCTGTTACTGCAATATTGATTAATTGTAAAAAGCTTGTAGTAGCTAATGTTGGTGACTCTCGGGCTGTGATATGTAAGAACGGCGTGGCTAAACAGTTATCGATTGACCATGAACCTAGCAAGGAACGAAAAAGTATTGAAGATAGAGGTGGTTTTGTATCCACATTTCCAG GTGATGTTCCACGTGTTGATGGTCGATTGGCTGTAGCAAGAGCTTTTGGTGACAAGAGCTTGAAGGAGCACCTAAGTTCCGAACCGGACGTCTCAGTAGAAATGATAGATGATGATACTGATTTCATAATCCTGGCAAGCGATGGCGTTTGGAag GTTATGTCGAATCAAGAGGCTGTAGACTGCATCAAGAATGCGAAGGATGCAAGGGCTGCTGCAAAGCAGTTGACAGATGAGGCACTTGCGCGAAAGAGTACTGATGACATTTCGTGCATTGTTGTAAGGTTCTAG